One Brassica napus cultivar Da-Ae chromosome A1, Da-Ae, whole genome shotgun sequence genomic region harbors:
- the LOC106451683 gene encoding serine/threonine-protein kinase SRK2A produces MEKYELVKDIGSGNFGVARLMRVKDSKELVAMKYIERGPKIDENVAREIINHRSLRHPNIIRFKEVVLTPTHIAIVMEYAAGGELFERICSAGRFSEDEARYFFQQLISGVSYCHAMQICHRDLKLENTLLDGSPAPRLKICDFGYSKSSLLHSRPKSTVGTPAYIAPEVLSRREYDGKMADVWSCGVTLYVMLVGAYPFEDPEDPKNFRKTMQRILAVQYKIPDYVHISQDCKHILSRIFVANPLKRITIAEIKKHPWFLKNLPRELTEIAQAAYYRKENPTFSLQSVEEIMKIVEEAKTPPPVSRSIGAFGWGGEEDAEEVSEEVVEEDEEDEYDKTVKQVHASGEIRIS; encoded by the exons ATGGAGAAGTACGAGCTGGTTAAAGACATAGGTTCAGGGAACTTTGGAGTGGCGAGGCTGATGAGGGTCAAAGACTCCAAGGAACTTGTTGCCATGAAGTACATCGAACGTGGCCCTAAG ATCGATGAGAACGTGGCAAGGGAGATTATTAACCACAGATCACTTCGCCATCCCAATATAATCCGGTTTAAGGAG GTGGTTTTGACTCCAACGCATATAGCTATTGTCATGGAATATGCTGCTGGAGGCGAGCTATTTGAGCGTATATGCAGCGCTGGAAGATTCAGTGAAGATGAG gcAAGATACTTTTTCCAGCAGCTTATATCAGGAGTCAGCTACTGCCATGCTATG CAAATATGCCACAGAGATCTGAAGCTCGAAAATACTCTCTTGGATGGAAGTCCTGCACCACGTCTGAAAATCTGTGATTTTGGTTATTCCAAG tcCTCACTTCTGCATTCTAGGCCCAAATCAACTGTTGGAACTCCAGCATACATTGCACCCGAGGTTCTTTCTCGTAGAGAATATGATGGCAAG ATGGCTGATGTATGGTCATGTGGCGTGACTCTTTATGTCATGCTTGTTGGAGCATACCCATTTGAAGACCCAGAGGATCCCAAAAACTTTAGAAAAACAATGCAA AGAATATTGGCTGTTCAGTACAAGATCCCTGACTATGTCCATATCTCACAAGATTGCAAACATATCCTCTCCCGTATATTTGTCGCTAATCCACTCAAG AGGATTACAATAGCTGAAATCAAGAAACATCCATGGTTCCTAAAGAACCTGCCACGGGAGCTTACTGAGATAGCTCAAGCTGCTTACTACAGGAAAGAGAATCCGACGTTTTCTCTACAGAGCGTTGAAGAGATCATGAAGATTGTGGAAGAGGCAAAAACACCTCCTCCTGTTTCTCGATCTATAGGAGCATTTGGTTGGGGAGGAGAAGAAGACGCAGAGGAAGTATCTGAGGAAGTTgtagaagaagacgaagaagatgagTATGATAAGACGGTGAAGCAGGTGCATGCTAGTGGAGAAATCCGAAtcagttaa
- the LOC106364504 gene encoding uncharacterized protein LOC106364504, whose amino-acid sequence MPRTTRGAEQRRLQCLQDIQNLQEEIKLLQISNEKLNAVGLDDMSFTELASLGSMLDEGFRIVDEQLDNAHEEITTKQIFEYDLMGGPDWTQRIEKEDLAYQSLLAGRRVALRNKAREFRLSPPETQPWRSDDPERLKMDIDSLEMEKERLRLFNQRMLGKELDGMSYAELFVFSFEISGASRKVVSMKKIKRDEEMRKTKRPRPSVNKEPISPGQI is encoded by the exons ATGCCTAG AACTACACGCGGCGCGGAACAACGAAGGCTCCAGTGTCTACAAGACATCCAAAATTTG CAAGAGGAGATCAAGTTGTTACAGATTTCAAACGA gaAACTGAATGCTGTCGGTCTCGACGATATGAGCTTCACCGAGCTGGCTTCACTTGGAAGTATGTTGGATGAGGGCTTCCGCATTGTGGACGAACAACTAGACAAT GCACACGAGGAAATAACAACCAAGCAG ATTTTTGAGTACGATCTTATGGGGGGACCGGACTGGACTCAAAGAATAGAGAAAGAAGATTTGGCCTACCAATCCCTTCTAGCGGGGAGAAGAGTAGCTTTGAGGAACAAGGCTAGAGAATTCCGCCTCag CCCTCCAGAAACCCAACCTTGGCGTAGCGATGACCCTGAAAGATTG AAGATGGACATCGACTCTCTGGAGATGGAGAAAGAGAGACTACGTCTTTTCAACCA GAGAATGCTTGGTAAGGAGCTTGACGGTATGAGCTACGCCGAGCTGTTCGTGTTTAGCTTTGAGATATCGGGTGCTAGTAGGAAAGTTGTGTCAATGAAGAAGATAAAACGTGACGAAGAGATGAGGAAGACAAAACGTCCAAGGCCGTCGGTCAACAAG GAGCCAATCTCCCCGGGACAGATATGA